A part of Paraliobacillus zengyii genomic DNA contains:
- a CDS encoding IS1182 family transposase, which produces MFKDYNMNQVILPLDFEMKLQKNDIAYTIHDLVEQIPDKAFSVFLHETGCPPYHPRMMMKVILCAYTQSVFSGRKIESLLKDSVRMMWLAQGYEPSYRTINRFRVNEEVQELLRQCFVQFRCQLVKEELIDQEAIFIDGTKIEANANKFTFVWRKAIEKYSANLVEKSNQLYDELLANEIIPEIERESTEELSTKELEKVVEKLEKTVEGYDKQIEESKDVSKRKQLRSARKTPKKYRKQFKDYVARKQKYEKDRLIFEARNSYSKTDHDATFMRMKDDYMNNGQLKAGYNVQIATEGQYTLAYDVFPNPTDVRTFTPFLDKIEESFFELPTYIVADAWYGSEQNYEDVRINRERIPLITYNRYRKEKTKKYKQDPFNTMNWAYDEASDSFRCPNDKKVAFQYLSNRTGKDDFTRSFKVYECEDCSDCPLRSHCTKAKEGNNRKIYYNEKWEQQKAYTKQQLSEKETGKIYGKRKIDVEPVFGFLKANLRFTRMSVRGKKKVENELGFAFMAVNLRKYTAKHAHGATNPENNPTKKDSDHLPKMIGIFFVILASYVPASLIEGFDFIPELF; this is translated from the coding sequence ATGTTTAAAGATTATAACATGAATCAAGTAATTCTGCCGTTAGATTTTGAAATGAAATTACAAAAAAATGATATTGCCTATACGATCCATGACTTAGTAGAACAAATACCTGATAAAGCATTTTCTGTTTTCTTACATGAAACAGGTTGTCCTCCTTATCATCCACGCATGATGATGAAGGTTATTTTATGTGCTTACACGCAATCTGTTTTCTCTGGAAGAAAAATTGAATCATTACTGAAAGATAGTGTACGCATGATGTGGTTAGCGCAAGGTTATGAGCCAAGCTATCGAACGATTAATCGTTTTCGAGTCAATGAAGAAGTACAAGAACTGTTACGCCAATGTTTTGTACAATTTCGATGCCAACTGGTGAAAGAAGAGCTGATTGACCAGGAAGCGATCTTTATTGATGGCACCAAAATAGAAGCAAATGCCAATAAATTTACGTTTGTTTGGCGAAAAGCGATTGAAAAATACAGTGCGAATTTGGTGGAGAAATCAAATCAACTGTACGATGAATTATTGGCAAACGAAATTATTCCAGAAATAGAACGCGAAAGTACGGAAGAACTATCCACTAAAGAACTCGAAAAAGTAGTTGAGAAACTAGAGAAGACCGTTGAAGGATACGACAAACAGATCGAAGAAAGTAAAGATGTCAGCAAACGAAAGCAGCTTCGCTCTGCAAGGAAAACACCAAAAAAATACCGCAAACAGTTTAAAGATTACGTAGCACGCAAACAAAAATACGAAAAGGATAGGCTTATATTTGAAGCGCGCAATAGTTATTCAAAGACAGACCATGATGCCACCTTTATGCGCATGAAAGACGATTATATGAATAATGGCCAATTAAAAGCAGGTTACAATGTACAAATTGCGACCGAAGGACAATATACACTCGCATATGACGTATTTCCCAATCCAACTGATGTACGCACATTCACTCCTTTTCTAGATAAAATCGAGGAAAGCTTCTTTGAACTTCCCACATATATCGTAGCTGATGCATGGTATGGAAGTGAACAGAATTATGAAGATGTCCGCATTAATCGGGAGCGCATCCCGCTGATTACATACAATAGGTATCGAAAAGAGAAGACAAAGAAATATAAGCAAGACCCTTTTAACACAATGAACTGGGCGTATGATGAAGCGAGTGATTCTTTCCGTTGTCCAAATGATAAAAAAGTGGCTTTCCAGTATCTATCTAATCGAACAGGTAAAGATGACTTCACCCGATCCTTTAAAGTCTATGAATGTGAAGACTGTTCGGATTGTCCGTTGCGTTCCCACTGTACAAAAGCAAAGGAAGGAAATAATCGAAAAATTTATTATAATGAAAAATGGGAACAACAAAAAGCATACACAAAACAGCAGCTTTCAGAAAAAGAAACCGGTAAAATCTATGGCAAACGAAAAATAGATGTAGAACCAGTCTTCGGATTTTTGAAGGCTAATTTGCGTTTCACTCGTATGTCAGTAAGAGGCAAGAAGAAAGTGGAAAATGAATTAGGATTTGCATTCATGGCGGTGAACTTGAGAAAGTACACGGCTAAGCATGCGCATGGTGCAACAAATCCTGAAAATAATCCAACAAAAAAAGATTCCGACCATCTTCCTAAGATGATCGGAATCTTTTTCGTTATTTTGGCTAGTTATGTCCCAGCCTCTTTAATCGAGGGATTTGACTTTATTCCAGAGCTTTTTTAA